A single window of Salvelinus namaycush isolate Seneca chromosome 11, SaNama_1.0, whole genome shotgun sequence DNA harbors:
- the LOC120055598 gene encoding aquaporin-1-like, with protein MGELRNWAFWRAVLAELIGMILFIFIGISSAIGNKNNSMPDQEVKVALAFGLAIATLAQSLGHISGAHLNPAITLGLLVSCQISVFKAVFYILAQMLGAVVASAIVYGVKPTNIDALGVNHLNTISVGQGFVIEFLTTFQLVLCVIAVTDKRRGDVTGSAPLAIGLSVGLGHLAAISFTGCGINPARSFGPAVIYKQFGDHWVYWLGPMCGGVAAALIYDFLLYPRSDDFSKRWNVLVSGPEKENDAPEEGSSSPGTSQWPRNDKFTNN; from the exons ATGGGAGAACTCAGAAATTGGGCGTTTTGGCGGGCTGTTCTAGCAGAGTTGATCGGTATGATCCTCTTCATATTCATCGGTATATCTTCTGCTATCGGGAATAAAAACAACTCCATGCCTGACCAGGAGGTTAAAGTAGCGTTAGCCTTTGGTCTGGCCATCGCCACGCTGGCCCAGAGTTTGGGCCACATCAGTGGAGCCCACCTGAACCCAGCCATCACCCTAGGTCTGCTGGTCAGCTGCCAGATCAGTGTGTTCAAGGCAGTGTTCTACATCCTGGCTCAGATGCTGGGAGCTGTAGTAGCTAGTGCCATAGTGTATGGAGTCAAGCCGACAAACATTGATGCACTGGGGGTTAATCAC CTGAATACAATAAGTGTAGGACAAGGGTTTGTCATCGAGTTCCTGACCACCTTCCAGCTGGTCCTATGTGTCATAGCAGTGACTGATAAAAGGCGTGGGGATGTCACCGGTTCTGCCCCTCTAGCCATCGGGCTCTCTGTGGGTCTGGGACATCTTGCAGCA ATCAGTTTCACTGGATGTGGCATTAATCCTGCTCGCTCATTTGGGCCAGCTGTAATCTACAAACAATTTGGTGACCATTGG GTGTACTGGCTGGGGCCGATGTGTGGAGGTGTAGCAGCAGCCCTTATCTATGACTTCCTCCTGTATCCTAGAAGTGATGACTTCAGTAAGCGGTGGAATGTTCTAGTCAGTGGGCCAGAGAAGGAGAATGATGCCCCAGAGGAGGGCAGCAGTAGTCCTGGAACCAGTCAGTGGCCCAGAAATGACAAGTTCACTAACAATTAG